A single window of Acidobacteriota bacterium DNA harbors:
- a CDS encoding AAA family ATPase: MYEEYFGFVQPPFSLTPDPRFLYRSESHDVALQQVWQAIRRKEGFIVLTGDIGTGKTTLCRTLLEQFDQTTFTALILNPFLSVEELLREVLLSFGVVSRDALKSGRLATASKHELIRTLHDFLLSLVPLHGSAVLIIDEAQHLSTDVLEEIRILSNLETNDQKLLQIVIVGQLNLLDVLQKTELRQLDQRISIRCSLKALTREEVEAYVTHRLWVARGSTSVSFTPKAFDLVHAVSGGVPRMINLLCDRALMVACEAQTSRITEEQVVQSARQIGLAVPKGKVRGERSAAATRSSNRSWVLAALLVLAAAGGATYYFLGNPIELFSAAEMPSVRRAPPARLPARVAALAVPAGLPEIGPPPAVAGSFSVLVGTFDTARQVDQLEAELRAQRLPVYLIDVLVAPGDLQRRVLVGRYSSREEADEVRQKLGPAMNAARVVPGTVERFRIVP, encoded by the coding sequence ATGTACGAGGAGTATTTCGGGTTCGTTCAACCGCCGTTCAGCCTGACGCCGGATCCGCGGTTCTTGTACCGCAGCGAATCCCACGATGTCGCGCTGCAACAGGTCTGGCAGGCGATCCGCCGCAAGGAGGGCTTTATCGTCCTCACCGGCGACATCGGGACCGGCAAGACCACGCTGTGCCGGACCCTCCTCGAGCAGTTTGATCAGACCACGTTCACGGCCCTGATCCTCAACCCGTTCCTGTCGGTCGAGGAACTGCTCCGCGAAGTGCTGCTCAGTTTCGGGGTCGTCTCGCGCGATGCGCTCAAGTCGGGACGGCTGGCGACCGCCAGCAAGCACGAGCTGATCCGCACGCTGCACGATTTCCTGCTGTCGCTCGTGCCGCTGCACGGCAGCGCCGTGCTGATCATCGATGAAGCGCAGCACTTGTCGACCGACGTGCTCGAGGAGATCCGCATTCTCTCGAACCTCGAGACCAACGATCAGAAACTGCTGCAGATCGTGATTGTCGGGCAGCTCAACCTGCTGGACGTGCTCCAGAAGACCGAGCTGCGGCAACTCGACCAGCGCATCTCGATTCGCTGCTCGCTGAAGGCGCTGACCCGCGAAGAGGTCGAGGCCTACGTGACCCACCGGCTGTGGGTGGCGCGCGGCTCGACCTCGGTGTCGTTCACGCCGAAGGCGTTCGATCTCGTCCACGCGGTGTCGGGCGGCGTCCCACGCATGATCAACCTGTTGTGCGACCGGGCGCTGATGGTGGCGTGCGAAGCGCAAACCAGCCGCATCACCGAGGAGCAGGTCGTGCAGTCGGCCCGCCAGATCGGGCTCGCGGTCCCGAAGGGCAAAGTCAGGGGCGAGCGCTCGGCCGCGGCCACCCGATCGTCCAATCGCAGCTGGGTCCTCGCCGCACTGCTCGTGCTCGCAGCCGCCGGCGGCGCGACGTATTACTTCCTGGGCAACCCGATCGAGCTGTTTAGCGCCGCCGAAATGCCGTCGGTACGGCGCGCGCCGCCGGCGCGGTTGCCCGCGCGGGTCGCCGCGCTGGCCGTCCCCGCCGGCCTGCCTGAAATTGGGCCGCCACCGGCCGTGGCCGGCTCGTTCTCGGTGCTGGTCGGCACGTTCGACACCGCGCGCCAGGTGGATCAGCTCGAGGCAGAACTGCGCGCGCAGCGCCTCCCCGTCTACCTGATCGACGTGCTGGTGGCGCCAGGCGACCTGCAACGCCGCGTGCTGGTCGGGCGTTATTCCTCGCGCGAGGAAGCGGATGAGGTACGCCAGAAGCTCGGCCCGGCGATGAACGCCGCGCGCGTCGTTCCCGGTACCGTCGAACGCTTCCGGATCGTGCCTTAA
- a CDS encoding ABC transporter ATP-binding protein: protein MPPDVPVIDIQQLVRRYGRTDAVNGLNLQVPAGRCYGFFGRNGAGKTTTIKCLLNLLRPTSGTARLFGLDPARDEVAVKSRLAYVPDQVAFYPWMTVRETLDYFASFCDRWNDDTEGALLGQFRLDTRQKTSHLSKGQRTQLALITAICPEPELLVLDEPTSGLDPIVRREFIQTVIGAYQDGDPGRRTVFVSTHLIAEFEGLIDEFTIIEEGREVLTLAADAARERYQKIYARFASEPTELDLAGVQVLRRVGREVELVANGNSGALLDRLKARSPEALTSESLTLEEIFVATLQAGGATA from the coding sequence ATGCCCCCGGACGTCCCCGTGATCGACATCCAGCAACTGGTCCGCCGCTACGGCCGCACCGACGCGGTCAACGGCCTCAACCTGCAGGTGCCGGCCGGCCGCTGCTACGGCTTCTTCGGCCGAAACGGCGCCGGCAAGACCACGACCATCAAGTGCCTGCTCAACCTGCTGCGGCCCACCAGCGGCACGGCGCGGCTGTTCGGACTCGACCCGGCCCGCGACGAGGTGGCCGTGAAGTCGCGCCTCGCGTATGTCCCCGACCAGGTCGCCTTCTATCCGTGGATGACGGTGCGCGAGACGCTCGATTACTTCGCGTCGTTCTGCGACCGCTGGAACGACGACACCGAAGGCGCATTGCTCGGCCAGTTTCGACTCGACACGCGGCAGAAGACCAGCCACCTGTCGAAGGGACAGCGCACGCAGTTGGCCCTGATCACGGCCATTTGCCCTGAGCCTGAGTTGCTGGTGCTCGACGAACCCACCTCCGGACTCGATCCCATCGTCAGGCGCGAGTTCATCCAGACCGTGATCGGCGCCTACCAGGACGGCGACCCCGGGCGCCGGACCGTGTTCGTCTCAACTCATCTCATCGCCGAGTTCGAGGGCCTGATCGACGAGTTCACGATCATCGAGGAGGGCCGTGAAGTGCTGACGCTGGCGGCCGACGCGGCCCGCGAGCGCTACCAGAAGATCTACGCGCGCTTTGCGAGCGAGCCGACGGAACTGGACCTGGCCGGCGTGCAGGTCCTGCGCCGGGTCGGCCGCGAAGTCGAACTGGTCGCCAACGGCAATTCCGGCGCGTTGCTCGATCGCCTGAAGGCGCGCTCGCCAGAGGCACTCACCAGCGAGTCGCTCACGCTCGAGGAGATCTTCGTCGCGACGTTGCAGGCGGGCGGGGCCACCGCGTGA
- a CDS encoding phospholipase: MTQAERPSLTSGTKTIAVRTHGRYLIDERPDAVATLVGFHGYQENAAIHLAVLRRIANGRALNLISVQALNRFYTRANAVVAGWMTSEDRELAIADNIAYVAAVLAELAGEPGITRPMIYAGFSQGVAMAYRAAAFGQRPCDGVIALAGDVPPDVAPVATGLPPVLLGRGRADRWYTEAKAAADLAVLRGAGITVGEHVFEGGHEWDESFVARAGVFIDEISAATGK, translated from the coding sequence ATGACACAGGCGGAGCGGCCGAGCTTGACGAGCGGCACAAAAACCATCGCGGTTCGCACCCACGGCCGCTACCTCATCGATGAGCGCCCCGACGCCGTGGCGACGCTGGTGGGTTTTCACGGCTACCAGGAGAACGCCGCCATCCACCTGGCGGTGCTGCGTCGAATCGCGAACGGGAGAGCGCTCAACCTGATCAGCGTCCAGGCGCTCAACCGCTTCTACACGCGCGCGAATGCCGTCGTGGCCGGCTGGATGACCTCCGAGGATCGCGAACTCGCGATCGCCGACAACATTGCCTACGTGGCGGCCGTGCTGGCGGAACTGGCGGGCGAGCCGGGGATTACGCGGCCGATGATTTATGCCGGGTTCTCACAAGGGGTCGCGATGGCGTACCGCGCCGCGGCCTTCGGTCAGCGCCCGTGCGACGGCGTGATTGCCCTGGCCGGTGACGTGCCGCCGGATGTCGCGCCGGTGGCGACCGGCTTGCCACCGGTCCTGCTGGGCCGCGGTCGAGCTGACAGGTGGTACACGGAAGCGAAGGCCGCAGCCGACCTGGCGGTGCTGCGCGGTGCCGGGATCACGGTCGGCGAACACGTATTCGAGGGCGGTCACGAGTGGGACGAGTCGTTTGTCGCGAGAGCCGGCGTGTTCATCGACGAGATTAGCGCGGCCACTGGGAAATGA
- a CDS encoding sialidase family protein, which produces MNKIILCVIAGLIAAAASTSSTAGAAQGAAITPQAIPSPASGTSAQPQLTVSSRGVLLSWIERTGDLATLKFAERTASGWTDARTVASGRDWFVNWADVPSVMRLPNGTLVGHWLQKSGPDTYAYDVRLSYSKDEGKTWSPSFVPHHDGTKTEHGFASLFPLGDGLGAIWLDGRNMKSAGGHDEHGGGGVMTVHFGRFDKNWKQVEESVVDARVCECCPTAATVTSEGVIAAFRDRSDGEIRDIYTSRLVNGKWSEPAAVHADGWKIAACPVNGPALSASGRNVAASWFTVKGDAVKGEQGQAYLAFSSDAGRTYGAPIRVDDGGSLGRVDVALVPDGSAAVATWIEFADQRSQFRARRIDRTGARSAPVTIAGLAGGRSSGYPRMALNGRELVFAWTESSAGGAMQVKTATAVLPQ; this is translated from the coding sequence ATGAACAAGATCATCCTGTGCGTCATCGCCGGCCTGATTGCGGCCGCCGCAAGCACCTCGAGCACGGCCGGAGCGGCCCAGGGCGCAGCCATCACGCCGCAGGCCATTCCCTCTCCGGCCTCAGGCACGTCAGCGCAGCCGCAGTTGACGGTCTCGTCGCGTGGGGTGCTCCTCAGTTGGATCGAGCGTACCGGCGATCTCGCCACCTTGAAGTTCGCGGAGCGCACTGCCTCGGGATGGACTGACGCGCGCACGGTGGCGTCGGGCCGCGACTGGTTCGTCAACTGGGCCGACGTGCCGTCGGTCATGCGCCTGCCCAATGGCACGCTCGTCGGCCACTGGCTGCAGAAGAGTGGCCCCGACACCTATGCCTACGACGTGCGGCTGTCGTACTCGAAGGACGAAGGGAAGACCTGGTCGCCGTCGTTCGTTCCCCATCACGACGGCACCAAGACCGAGCACGGCTTCGCTTCGCTGTTTCCGCTGGGCGACGGCCTGGGCGCCATCTGGCTCGACGGCCGCAACATGAAGTCCGCCGGCGGTCACGACGAACACGGCGGTGGCGGCGTCATGACCGTGCACTTTGGCCGGTTCGACAAGAACTGGAAGCAGGTCGAGGAATCCGTCGTCGACGCGCGCGTCTGCGAATGCTGCCCCACCGCCGCGACCGTGACCAGCGAGGGCGTGATTGCGGCCTTCCGCGATCGCAGCGACGGCGAAATTCGCGACATCTACACGTCGCGCCTCGTGAACGGCAAGTGGTCCGAGCCGGCGGCGGTGCATGCCGACGGGTGGAAGATCGCCGCGTGCCCCGTGAACGGTCCCGCGTTAAGCGCCTCCGGGCGCAATGTGGCGGCGTCGTGGTTCACAGTAAAAGGAGACGCTGTGAAGGGCGAGCAGGGCCAGGCCTACCTGGCTTTCTCGAGCGACGCCGGACGCACTTACGGCGCGCCCATTCGTGTGGACGATGGCGGATCGCTGGGGCGAGTGGATGTGGCGTTGGTGCCCGACGGCAGCGCGGCGGTGGCCACGTGGATTGAGTTCGCCGATCAGCGGTCGCAATTCCGCGCCCGGCGCATCGACCGCACCGGCGCGCGCTCGGCCCCCGTGACCATTGCCGGCCTCGCCGGCGGCCGGTCCAGTGGCTACCCGCGCATGGCCCTGAACGGCCGCGAGTTGGTGTTCGCGTGGACCGAGTCGAGCGCTGGCGGCGCCATGCAGGTGAAGACGGCCACGGCCGTGCTGCCGCAGTAA
- the rsgA gene encoding ribosome small subunit-dependent GTPase A — translation MGFDLNELGWDDEWARVFAPHAAAGLIPARVAIEFNYLYRLYAEAGELQAQHAGRMRHHAEGRENRSAVGDWVAVLPTPGEASATIEAVLPRRSRFSRKVAGETTEEQIVASNIDTVFLVMGLDGDYNPRRLERYLLMAYESGARPVVLLNKADVADHLSAHLDEIAALAVGVPVHGISAKQRTGIAVIEQYLGRGRTGALLGSSGVGKSTIVNALVGEDMLKTSEVRTDDSRGRHTTRHRHLILLPGRGLLIDTPGMREIQLWSQTEGTRETFEDIESLAGGCHFSDCRHREEPRCAVKQAIAESTLDAARLVNYHKLQEEMRSLDVRKDARAQIDEKRKMKTISQSIKKLYKSRDR, via the coding sequence GTGGGATTCGACCTGAACGAACTGGGCTGGGACGACGAGTGGGCGCGGGTGTTCGCCCCGCACGCGGCCGCCGGGTTGATCCCGGCGCGCGTCGCCATCGAGTTCAACTACCTCTACCGGCTCTACGCCGAGGCCGGCGAGCTGCAGGCGCAGCATGCCGGGCGCATGCGCCACCACGCCGAGGGCCGCGAGAACCGTTCGGCGGTGGGCGACTGGGTGGCGGTCTTGCCGACCCCCGGTGAGGCGTCGGCCACCATCGAGGCCGTGCTGCCGCGGCGCAGCCGTTTCTCCCGCAAGGTCGCCGGCGAGACCACCGAAGAGCAGATTGTCGCCAGCAACATCGACACCGTGTTCCTGGTGATGGGCCTCGATGGGGACTACAACCCGCGGCGGCTCGAGCGATACCTGTTGATGGCCTACGAGAGCGGCGCCCGTCCCGTGGTGCTGCTCAACAAGGCCGATGTGGCTGACCATTTGTCCGCACACCTGGACGAGATCGCCGCGCTGGCGGTCGGCGTCCCGGTGCACGGCATCAGCGCCAAGCAGCGCACCGGCATCGCGGTCATCGAGCAGTACCTCGGCCGCGGCCGAACCGGGGCACTGCTCGGGTCCTCAGGCGTCGGCAAGTCCACCATCGTCAATGCCCTGGTTGGCGAGGACATGCTGAAGACCAGCGAGGTGCGCACGGACGACTCGCGAGGGCGGCATACGACCCGGCATCGCCACCTGATTCTGCTGCCGGGCCGGGGCCTGTTGATCGACACGCCCGGTATGCGCGAGATCCAGTTGTGGAGCCAGACCGAGGGCACGCGCGAGACCTTCGAGGACATCGAAAGCCTGGCGGGCGGCTGCCATTTCAGCGACTGCCGGCACCGCGAGGAGCCGCGGTGTGCGGTGAAGCAGGCCATTGCCGAAAGCACGCTCGACGCCGCGCGCCTCGTGAATTACCACAAGCTGCAGGAAGAAATGCGCAGCCTCGATGTGCGCAAGGACGCGCGCGCGCAGATCGACGAGAAGCGCAAGATGAAGACGATCAGCCAGTCGATCAAGAAGCTGTATAAATCCCGCGATCGTTAA
- a CDS encoding TerC family protein: MEAFLTADGLIALVTLTLLEVVLGIDNVIFISILAGKLPVAQQERARRVGLLGAMGMRILLLMSIAWIVRLTAPLFTVFGHAFSGRDLILAIGGLFLIYKATHEIHDKLEGEEGHVSAKIAPTFGAVIGQIMLLDLVFSLDSVITAVGMADDLSIMIAAVVIAVAIMMFSAAAVSGFVERHPTVKVLALSFLLLIGFSLIADGFGVHIPKGYIYFAMGFSIFVEVINLRVRASRAKPVKLRAPIAGD; the protein is encoded by the coding sequence ATGGAAGCCTTCCTGACCGCTGACGGACTGATCGCCCTGGTCACCCTCACTTTGCTCGAGGTGGTGCTCGGCATCGACAACGTGATCTTCATCTCCATTCTCGCCGGCAAGCTGCCGGTCGCGCAGCAGGAGCGGGCGCGCCGCGTCGGGTTGCTGGGCGCCATGGGCATGCGCATCCTGCTGCTGATGTCGATTGCGTGGATCGTCCGGCTGACGGCGCCGCTCTTCACCGTGTTCGGCCACGCGTTCTCGGGCCGCGATCTGATTCTCGCCATCGGCGGCTTGTTCCTGATCTACAAGGCCACCCACGAAATTCACGACAAGCTCGAAGGCGAAGAGGGGCACGTCTCGGCCAAGATCGCGCCGACGTTTGGCGCCGTGATCGGCCAGATCATGCTGCTCGACCTGGTCTTCTCGCTCGACTCGGTGATTACGGCGGTGGGCATGGCCGACGATCTGTCGATCATGATCGCGGCGGTCGTCATCGCCGTGGCGATCATGATGTTCTCGGCGGCCGCGGTCAGCGGCTTTGTCGAGCGCCACCCCACGGTCAAGGTGCTGGCGCTCAGCTTCCTGCTCCTGATCGGCTTCTCGCTGATCGCCGACGGCTTCGGGGTGCATATTCCGAAGGGCTACATCTACTTCGCGATGGGCTTCTCGATCTTCGTCGAAGTAATCAACCTGCGGGTGCGCGCGAGCCGGGCGAAGCCGGTCAAGCTGCGCGCGCCAATCGCCGGAGACTAG
- the typA gene encoding translational GTPase TypA, producing the protein MSSSLKSLPIANPLRRNVAIIAHVDHGKTTLVDAMFRQGGVFNSHERITERAMDSNELERERGITILAKNTAVHYGETLINIMDTPGHADFGGEVERVLSMADGVVLLVDAAEGPLPQTRFVLRKAFERGLPPIVVINKIDRADARAQEVLNEVYDLFIDLDATEEQIEFPVLFTNGRAGTASTSLEVQGEDLRPLFESIIAHVPPPRGDVDAPLQMLVSNLDSSEYLGRIAIGRISNGRVKLNNPVVICKLDGKYKETKVTKLFTFEGLKRVEINEAAAGDIVCLAGIDDITIGETIADPVNPKPIPPVAVDEPTVSMIFGVNTSPMAGRDGQYLTSRHLKERLEKELLGNVSIRVEPTETPEQFKVLGRGELQLAILIEMMRREGFEMQVSRPEIVVKEIDGVRMEPVEELVIDVAEEFQGVVIAMCGTRKGTMTKMVNNGSGRVRLEFRIPARGLIGFRSQFLTDTKGTGIINHIFSGWEPWHGPIAARANGTLVSDRTGVATAYAIASMQERGTIFIEPTTQVYEGMLIGENSRTNDLDVNICREKKQTNMRSSGADDAIRLVPPHLMGLEVAVEFINDDELVEVTPKSIRLRKRILQQNMRPRKSDD; encoded by the coding sequence ATGTCTTCATCTCTAAAATCCTTACCGATCGCCAATCCTCTTCGCCGCAACGTCGCCATCATCGCGCACGTCGACCATGGCAAGACCACCCTCGTTGACGCGATGTTCCGCCAGGGCGGCGTCTTTAACTCCCACGAGCGCATCACCGAGCGAGCGATGGACAGCAACGAACTCGAGCGCGAGCGCGGCATCACCATCCTGGCCAAGAACACCGCCGTCCACTACGGCGAGACGCTGATCAACATCATGGATACGCCGGGGCACGCCGACTTTGGCGGCGAAGTCGAGCGCGTGCTCTCCATGGCCGATGGCGTCGTGCTGCTGGTCGACGCGGCCGAAGGGCCGCTCCCGCAGACTCGCTTCGTGCTCCGCAAGGCGTTCGAGCGCGGCCTGCCGCCCATTGTCGTGATCAACAAGATCGACCGCGCCGACGCCCGGGCGCAGGAAGTGCTGAACGAGGTCTATGACCTGTTCATCGATCTTGACGCCACCGAGGAGCAAATCGAGTTTCCCGTGCTGTTTACCAATGGCCGCGCGGGCACGGCCAGCACCAGTCTCGAGGTGCAGGGAGAAGACCTGCGGCCGCTGTTTGAGTCGATCATTGCCCACGTGCCGCCACCCCGTGGCGACGTCGACGCCCCGCTCCAGATGCTGGTCTCGAACCTCGACTCCAGCGAATATCTGGGCCGCATCGCGATCGGGCGCATCTCCAACGGCCGGGTCAAGCTGAACAACCCGGTGGTGATCTGCAAGCTGGACGGCAAGTATAAGGAGACCAAGGTCACCAAGCTGTTCACCTTCGAGGGGCTGAAGCGCGTCGAGATCAATGAAGCCGCGGCCGGCGACATCGTCTGCCTCGCCGGCATCGACGACATCACCATCGGCGAGACGATCGCCGACCCGGTCAATCCCAAGCCGATTCCGCCGGTGGCCGTGGACGAGCCGACCGTCTCGATGATCTTCGGCGTCAATACTTCGCCGATGGCCGGTCGCGACGGGCAGTACCTGACTTCGCGCCACCTCAAGGAACGCCTCGAGAAGGAACTGCTCGGCAACGTCTCGATCCGCGTCGAACCCACCGAGACGCCGGAGCAGTTCAAGGTGTTGGGCCGCGGCGAATTGCAGCTGGCCATCCTGATCGAGATGATGCGGCGTGAAGGCTTCGAGATGCAGGTCTCGCGTCCCGAGATCGTCGTCAAGGAGATCGACGGCGTTCGCATGGAGCCGGTCGAGGAGCTGGTCATCGACGTCGCCGAAGAGTTCCAGGGCGTGGTGATCGCGATGTGCGGCACTCGCAAGGGCACCATGACCAAGATGGTGAACAACGGCAGCGGCCGCGTCCGCCTCGAGTTCCGCATTCCGGCCCGCGGCCTGATCGGCTTCCGCTCGCAGTTCCTGACCGACACCAAGGGCACCGGCATCATCAATCACATCTTCTCGGGATGGGAGCCCTGGCACGGCCCGATTGCGGCGCGCGCCAACGGCACGCTGGTCTCGGACCGCACCGGCGTGGCCACCGCCTACGCGATTGCCAGCATGCAGGAGCGCGGCACCATCTTCATCGAGCCGACCACCCAGGTCTACGAGGGCATGCTGATCGGCGAGAACTCGCGCACCAACGACCTCGACGTCAACATCTGCCGCGAGAAGAAGCAGACCAACATGCGCTCGTCGGGCGCGGATGACGCGATTCGCCTGGTCCCGCCGCACTTGATGGGGCTCGAAGTCGCCGTTGAGTTCATCAACGACGATGAGCTGGTGGAAGTGACGCCGAAGAGCATCCGGCTCCGCAAGCGCATTCTCCAGCAGAACATGCGTCCGCGCAAGTCGGACGACTAG
- a CDS encoding Glu/Leu/Phe/Val dehydrogenase has product MSGPANFFDQVTQYFNEAAKFTTYPEGLLDQIRRCNSVYRFDFPLRRATGQIEVIRAWRVQHSHHKTPVKGGIRYSPDVYEEEVMALAALMTYKCAIVDVPFGGAKGGIKIEPRDYTPEELERITRRYAHELAKKNFLGPGLDVPAPDYGTGEREMAWIADTYAALNPGQLDALGCVTGKPVTQGGVRGRKEATGRGLFFAVHEACNDAGLMKRLGLATGLDGKRVVVQGLGNVGYHAAKFCREGGALIIAIAEREGAITNPKGLNEEAVFQHRKATGSILNFPGATNIADTAAALEMPCEILLPAALESVFTAENAPRIQAKIILEGANGPTTPEADPIFRQKGILVIPDIYCNAGGVTVSYFEWLKNLSHVRFGRLQKRHEMANELAVLKAIEKATGKTFTDAERAAFAHGPDEQDLVNSGLEETMITSFHDLLKTERDHKGIPDLRIAAFVNAIHKVARSYAELGIFP; this is encoded by the coding sequence ATGAGCGGACCAGCCAATTTCTTCGACCAAGTCACCCAGTACTTCAACGAAGCGGCGAAGTTTACGACCTACCCGGAGGGTCTGCTCGATCAGATCCGGCGCTGCAACAGCGTCTATCGATTCGATTTCCCGCTGCGCCGAGCCACCGGCCAGATCGAGGTGATTCGCGCCTGGCGGGTCCAGCACAGCCATCACAAGACGCCGGTCAAGGGCGGCATTCGCTACAGCCCCGACGTGTATGAAGAGGAGGTGATGGCGCTCGCGGCGCTCATGACCTACAAGTGCGCGATCGTGGACGTGCCGTTCGGCGGCGCCAAGGGCGGCATCAAGATCGAGCCCAGGGACTACACCCCCGAGGAGCTGGAACGCATCACGCGCCGCTACGCCCACGAGCTGGCCAAGAAGAACTTCCTCGGCCCTGGCCTCGACGTGCCGGCGCCCGACTACGGCACCGGCGAGCGCGAGATGGCGTGGATTGCCGACACCTACGCGGCGCTCAACCCGGGCCAGCTCGACGCGCTCGGCTGCGTCACCGGCAAGCCCGTGACGCAGGGCGGCGTGCGCGGCCGCAAGGAAGCCACCGGCCGCGGGCTGTTCTTTGCGGTTCATGAAGCCTGCAATGACGCCGGTCTGATGAAGCGGCTCGGCCTCGCCACGGGCCTCGACGGCAAGCGCGTCGTCGTGCAGGGCCTCGGCAACGTCGGCTACCACGCCGCCAAGTTCTGCCGCGAGGGCGGCGCGCTGATCATCGCGATTGCCGAACGCGAGGGCGCGATCACCAATCCGAAGGGCCTGAACGAAGAAGCGGTCTTCCAGCACCGCAAGGCGACCGGTTCGATTCTCAACTTCCCTGGTGCCACCAACATTGCCGATACCGCGGCGGCGCTCGAGATGCCGTGCGAGATCCTGCTGCCGGCGGCGCTCGAAAGCGTGTTCACCGCCGAGAACGCGCCGCGCATCCAGGCGAAGATCATCCTCGAGGGCGCCAATGGTCCGACCACACCGGAAGCGGACCCGATCTTCCGGCAGAAAGGGATCCTCGTGATCCCCGACATCTACTGCAACGCCGGCGGCGTCACGGTGTCGTACTTCGAGTGGCTGAAGAACCTGTCGCACGTGCGGTTCGGGCGGCTGCAGAAGCGGCACGAGATGGCCAACGAACTGGCGGTGCTGAAGGCGATCGAGAAGGCGACCGGCAAGACCTTCACCGACGCCGAGCGGGCGGCGTTCGCGCACGGGCCCGACGAGCAGGACCTGGTGAACTCAGGGCTCGAGGAAACCATGATCACCTCGTTTCATGACCTGCTGAAGACCGAGCGGGATCACAAGGGTATTCCCGATCTCCGCATCGCTGCGTTCGTCAACGCCATCCACAAGGTGGCACGCAGCTATGCGGAGCTCGGGATCTTCCCGTAG
- a CDS encoding GntR family transcriptional regulator → MQFQLNFKSGKPVYLQLVDQVKSAAASGAVLAGEPLPSIRPLAERLRVNRNTVAKAYAELESQRVIETVAGKGCFIRETSSPFRKDARLKLLTEEVDQAVVQAHHLQVAKDDFLKLAADRFDAFAHKRTRAEHS, encoded by the coding sequence ATGCAGTTTCAACTCAACTTCAAGTCCGGTAAGCCGGTTTACCTGCAGCTGGTCGACCAGGTGAAGTCGGCGGCCGCGTCCGGAGCGGTGCTGGCCGGCGAGCCCCTGCCGTCCATTCGTCCCCTTGCCGAACGGCTGCGCGTGAACCGCAACACCGTGGCCAAGGCCTATGCCGAGCTCGAAAGCCAGCGGGTGATCGAGACCGTCGCCGGCAAGGGCTGCTTCATCCGCGAAACCAGCTCGCCGTTCAGGAAGGACGCGCGGCTCAAGCTGCTGACCGAAGAGGTCGACCAGGCGGTCGTGCAGGCCCACCACCTGCAGGTCGCGAAGGACGACTTCCTGAAACTGGCGGCAGACCGATTCGACGCGTTCGCACACAAGCGCACCCGCGCGGAGCACTCATGA
- a CDS encoding zinc ribbon domain-containing protein, with amino-acid sequence MPMFEYQCRSCDHKFELLVRESTRYECPNCQGRELDKQLSVFAVSAPGSGVGMAMNAGPSACGACGDPRGAGSCRN; translated from the coding sequence ATGCCAATGTTCGAATACCAGTGCCGGTCGTGCGACCACAAGTTCGAGCTGCTGGTCCGCGAGTCCACCCGCTACGAATGCCCCAACTGTCAGGGGCGCGAGCTCGACAAACAGCTGTCGGTATTTGCGGTCAGCGCGCCCGGCAGCGGTGTCGGCATGGCCATGAACGCCGGGCCCTCGGCCTGCGGCGCGTGCGGTGACCCGCGCGGCGCCGGCAGTTGCCGGAACTGA
- a CDS encoding alpha/beta hydrolase, whose protein sequence is MSPVAFEIAVDADSPVTAALYPAESATALGAVLVFAHGAGAGHLHPFMTNYATALSSRGVSVVTFNFPYMEKRRKTPDRAPVLEDAFRRVVAGAVQHVSPPKGGLHIFVGGKSMGGRIATHLGAALDRWPDAPQPSGIIAFGYPLAPPRGKRTGDRVTHLKALTVPTLIVQGTRDPFGGPDEIAEAIADANPAPPLTVLAVESGDHPLPC, encoded by the coding sequence GTGAGTCCCGTCGCATTCGAGATCGCCGTCGACGCCGACAGTCCCGTAACTGCGGCCTTGTACCCAGCCGAGTCCGCCACGGCCCTTGGGGCGGTCTTGGTGTTCGCGCATGGCGCCGGCGCCGGGCACTTGCATCCCTTCATGACCAACTACGCCACTGCCTTAAGCTCGCGGGGCGTGTCGGTGGTCACGTTCAACTTTCCGTACATGGAGAAGCGGCGCAAGACGCCTGATCGCGCGCCCGTGCTGGAAGACGCCTTCCGGCGCGTGGTCGCCGGCGCGGTGCAACACGTCAGTCCGCCTAAAGGCGGACTCCACATTTTTGTCGGGGGCAAATCGATGGGCGGGCGCATTGCCACGCACCTGGGCGCCGCGCTCGACCGGTGGCCGGATGCACCGCAGCCGTCCGGCATCATCGCGTTCGGGTACCCGCTGGCGCCGCCGCGCGGCAAGCGGACCGGCGACCGCGTCACGCACCTCAAGGCGCTGACGGTGCCGACGTTGATCGTGCAGGGCACCCGCGATCCGTTTGGCGGTCCCGACGAGATCGCCGAGGCCATTGCCGATGCGAACCCGGCGCCGCCGCTCACGGTGCTGGCCGTGGAGAGCGGCGATCATCCTTTGCCGTGTTGA